One genomic window of Candidatus Pseudobacter hemicellulosilyticus includes the following:
- a CDS encoding response regulator transcription factor, translating to MDIRVFIVDDHYMVIEGIRSLLQQEKNIEWMGHATNAASCLAFLHNQQPDIILMDINLPDKSGIDLCREVREKYPSVFIIGLSTFNQQSFIEKMMTNGASGYVLKNATQEELKEALETVIKGRTYLSGEASQSLRQHAQSNQPLLTRREKEVLELIAEGMTNNEIAQKLFISVTTVDTHRKNLLAKFDVKNTASLIRIATQQHFI from the coding sequence ATGGATATCCGGGTATTTATAGTAGACGACCATTATATGGTCATAGAAGGCATACGCTCCCTCTTGCAGCAGGAGAAGAATATCGAGTGGATGGGACATGCCACCAACGCCGCTTCCTGCCTGGCCTTCCTGCATAACCAGCAGCCGGATATTATCCTTATGGATATCAACCTGCCGGACAAAAGCGGCATTGATCTCTGCCGGGAGGTAAGGGAAAAATATCCTTCCGTTTTTATCATTGGCCTCAGCACTTTCAACCAGCAGAGCTTTATTGAAAAGATGATGACCAATGGCGCTTCCGGTTATGTATTGAAGAACGCCACCCAGGAGGAATTAAAGGAAGCCCTGGAAACAGTCATCAAGGGACGCACCTATCTCAGCGGAGAAGCCTCCCAGAGCCTGCGCCAGCATGCACAGTCGAACCAGCCCCTGCTTACCCGGCGCGAGAAAGAAGTGCTGGAGCTGATTGCAGAGGGGATGACCAATAACGAGATTGCACAGAAGCTGTTCATCAGCGTCACTACGGTGGATACCCATCGCAAGAACCTGCTGGCTAAATTCGATGTAAAGAATACCGCCTCACTGATCCGCATTGCCACCCAGCAGCATTTTATATAA
- a CDS encoding TlpA disulfide reductase family protein, whose product MKSINILFLLLMAACCSMAQTGRLQALSIGQPVPELPFRGMINYSKANPSIRDFKGKLVILDFWASTCATCIASFPKMEALQREFPDELQVILVNATESNAVIRKKFERSRLYKPGIGLSGLPSVNGDSNWRTLFPYHTVPHHVWIGADGKVLAITNYYNATPEHVRAVLSGKQVSMALKKDLSLEGHSFFSDGLIVPSHPSQHLTMSSAFGAYLPGGGGGEAITRDTANGLLRKGFYGTTPLFLLKRIYAEEGGPAARVLVLSNRQDKLIPPADKNLRDNWLLANGCSYEIQLPLAQEPDLDKLMKEDLNRFLGIKYGVEAGREERTLPALVLVKTDGGPRPSTGEPAVYHSDTSAEWENSKWPMITDYLSRKLEDPGKPLLFLDETGLDDGHFRTTMQLPASSLKDPELLREHLRRYNLDLERTERTVSVVVVRDKMDPGK is encoded by the coding sequence ATGAAATCAATCAATATTCTCTTCCTGTTGCTGATGGCGGCCTGTTGCAGCATGGCGCAGACCGGCCGTTTACAGGCGCTCAGCATTGGCCAGCCTGTACCTGAACTGCCTTTCAGGGGTATGATCAATTACAGTAAGGCCAATCCTTCCATCAGGGATTTCAAAGGCAAACTGGTGATCCTCGATTTCTGGGCCAGCACCTGCGCCACCTGCATAGCGTCCTTTCCAAAGATGGAAGCATTGCAGCGGGAGTTTCCTGATGAACTCCAGGTGATCCTTGTCAATGCTACAGAAAGCAATGCCGTGATCAGGAAAAAGTTTGAAAGATCCAGGTTGTATAAGCCGGGCATCGGGCTGTCCGGGCTGCCTTCCGTGAACGGCGACAGTAACTGGCGAACCCTTTTTCCTTACCATACCGTACCGCATCATGTATGGATCGGGGCCGATGGGAAAGTGCTGGCCATCACCAATTATTACAATGCAACGCCGGAACATGTACGTGCTGTTTTGTCCGGAAAGCAGGTATCCATGGCGCTGAAAAAGGACCTGAGCCTGGAAGGCCATTCCTTCTTTTCAGATGGACTTATTGTCCCTTCCCACCCCAGCCAGCACCTGACCATGAGCTCGGCCTTTGGCGCTTACCTGCCGGGCGGTGGCGGCGGTGAAGCCATCACCAGGGATACAGCAAATGGGTTGCTGCGAAAAGGTTTTTATGGGACCACACCCCTTTTCCTGTTGAAACGCATCTATGCTGAAGAAGGCGGACCGGCTGCGCGGGTGCTTGTGCTCAGCAACCGGCAGGACAAGCTGATACCGCCGGCAGACAAGAACCTGCGGGATAACTGGCTGCTTGCCAACGGCTGTTCCTACGAGATACAATTGCCGCTTGCACAGGAGCCGGACCTGGACAAACTGATGAAGGAAGACCTTAATCGTTTCCTGGGCATAAAATACGGTGTGGAAGCAGGCCGGGAAGAACGCACACTGCCGGCCCTGGTGCTGGTGAAAACAGACGGGGGCCCGCGCCCGTCAACAGGTGAGCCGGCTGTCTATCATTCCGATACCAGCGCTGAATGGGAAAATAGTAAGTGGCCAATGATAACGGACTACCTGTCCCGCAAGCTGGAAGATCCCGGCAAGCCCCTGTTGTTCCTGGATGAGACAGGGTTGGATGATGGCCATTTCCGGACAACGATGCAGCTGCCTGCCAGCAGCCTGAAAGACCCTGAACTGCTGCGGGAACACCTGCGCCGCTATAACCTGGACCTGGAGCGTACGGAAAGAACAGTAAGTGTAGTGGTGGTCCGTGATAAAATGGATCCTGGAAAATAA
- a CDS encoding RagB/SusD family nutrient uptake outer membrane protein, protein MNTRILINRFSGWLLAGILAMLLPGCEKLLDVDMPPDNLDRQQVFANDATATAAVLGIYSSSASRLSATGNFDLATGGMTIYPGLSADELQYSGTIAAMTEFEANGLQAENTHLGTSLWNRGYSNIYAVNSCIESLMGSQSLTPSVKDQLLGECHFLRAYFYFYLVNLYGNVPLIATTDYAVNESKPRTPATEIYAFMQQELETARDLLTPDYPQGRRTRINRYAALSLLARVYLYRQNWEKAAEAAAAVIASGQYRLEPDHNNVFLAQSRESLWELANTSTASIVTAEGYTFLAAATPSYYLRGTLQTAFEPDDLRGQKWILKTTVGGVDYAIPYKYKQTTVANAAAKTENYVMIRYAEQFLIQAEASAQLNLPVAALASLDSLRARSGLPLLSTNGQQPDKPELLQLVEQERRLELFCEWGHRWLDLKRTAGFQNPAITRADELLPTVKTGWIPSDKLYPIPQSQINSNPFLVQNDDY, encoded by the coding sequence ATGAACACACGTATATTGATAAATAGGTTTTCGGGCTGGCTCTTAGCAGGCATACTGGCTATGCTGCTGCCCGGTTGTGAGAAACTGCTGGATGTGGATATGCCGCCGGATAACCTGGACCGGCAGCAGGTGTTTGCCAATGATGCTACGGCCACGGCCGCAGTCCTGGGCATTTACTCGTCCAGCGCCAGCCGGCTATCGGCCACTGGTAATTTTGACCTGGCCACCGGCGGTATGACCATCTATCCGGGCCTTTCGGCAGATGAACTGCAATATAGCGGTACCATTGCAGCCATGACAGAGTTTGAAGCAAATGGATTACAGGCTGAAAATACCCATCTTGGCACCTCGCTCTGGAACCGCGGGTATTCAAATATCTATGCGGTGAACAGCTGTATTGAAAGCCTTATGGGCAGCCAGTCCCTGACGCCTTCAGTAAAAGACCAGCTGCTGGGTGAATGCCATTTCCTGCGTGCTTACTTTTATTTCTACCTGGTCAACCTCTACGGGAATGTACCCCTGATAGCAACAACTGATTATGCTGTCAATGAATCCAAACCGCGCACCCCCGCCACGGAGATCTATGCTTTTATGCAGCAGGAACTGGAAACTGCCAGGGACCTGCTGACACCGGATTATCCGCAGGGACGGCGAACAAGGATCAACCGGTATGCAGCCCTAAGCCTCCTGGCCCGTGTATATCTCTACCGGCAGAACTGGGAGAAAGCGGCGGAAGCAGCAGCGGCGGTCATTGCATCGGGGCAGTACCGGCTGGAGCCTGATCATAACAATGTATTTCTTGCGCAGAGCCGGGAATCCCTGTGGGAACTGGCCAATACCAGCACTGCTTCTATTGTTACGGCAGAAGGATATACTTTTCTGGCGGCCGCTACCCCCAGCTATTATTTAAGGGGAACCCTGCAGACTGCCTTTGAGCCCGATGACCTGCGCGGACAGAAATGGATCCTGAAAACGACAGTCGGCGGCGTGGACTATGCCATTCCTTACAAGTACAAACAGACTACCGTAGCCAATGCTGCCGCCAAAACAGAGAATTATGTAATGATTCGCTATGCCGAGCAGTTCCTCATACAGGCTGAAGCCAGCGCACAGCTGAACCTGCCTGTCGCGGCCCTGGCCTCACTGGATAGCCTGCGGGCAAGAAGCGGGCTGCCCTTGCTCAGTACTAACGGACAGCAACCAGATAAGCCGGAATTATTGCAGCTGGTAGAGCAGGAGCGGAGACTGGAATTGTTCTGCGAATGGGGTCATCGTTGGCTGGACCTGAAGCGGACCGCCGGTTTCCAGAACCCTGCCATCACGCGGGCCGACGAACTCCTGCCCACCGTTAAAACCGGCTGGATACCATCTGACAAATTATATCCCATCCCCCAGTCACAGATCAACAGCAATCCTTTCCTGGTCCAGAACGACGATTACTGA
- a CDS encoding SusC/RagA family TonB-linked outer membrane protein codes for MQKTPYGIRDRHGLWPAVKGLRMMDACRSNHQLYLVMKLTAVFLFIALMQVHASGRAQSITLSARELPLKQVFAAIKQQTGFVVFYNHEDLEGASPVTMEANHMPLRDFLDKVLVDRPLLYAIRDRTIVLSRKLQLGLYAAAKPPLTVTGRVTDEEGRPVAGATIQVKGQDRAISADAEGRFTISFTGENALLMVSAVGFTPVTVKAGASGGELSIRLQRAVSPLDETVVIAYGTTSKRFNTGSVGKVTSAEIQRQPVSNPLAALQGRVSGLNITSTNGAPGSAVRVQIRGTNSLTNGSEPLYIIDGVQFAPGNESVNRLASVATAGAPSRFTTVSATAVSSGTSSTTSGLSPFNVINPADIESIEVLKDADATAIYGSRGANGVVLITTKKGRKGKLSVDANFYTGASRVTRFWDMMNTQQYLEMRKEAFRNDGVTPTVQNAPDLMLWDSTSYTDWQRLLIGGTAKLTDANASISGGSDNVQAMFGVGYREEGNVFPGGLKNTRATLNGNIRLSSTDKKFTAALQLNYANNRNNSLTGFSSGVNLPPNAPQPFDSTGKLNWGPVNGSFANPFAEFLRASDMELDNLMASLQLRYRILPSLTFNATLGHNLLKTEEVRIIPSASYNPNFPIAGYSMFANSAIRGWRAEPTLEFNQPLGEGQLSVLAGVSWQADKSEGSTIYANGYASDAFLYSLRSASSYTTTASFSEYKYAAVFGRINYRWRDQYILNLSARRDGSSRFGNGSRYNNFGSAGAAWIFSEAGFMEGTRNWLSFGKLRGSYGVTGSDQIGNYMYLDTWSPVELPYDNQFSLQPTGLFNSNYNWERNRKLEFALELGFWNNRVLPSIAYYRNRSSNQLVQYRLPAQTGFGGVIRNFPALIQNSGWEFELSAELLTNRAFTWNVALNVSVPENKLLEFPGIEKSSYANIFVVGESVNLVKGYRSKGVNPETGVYILDDRDGNGSLNAQDHYVLGSLAPKYFGGISNSFGYKGFRMDVFVEFKNRFGYTPHYSSNYAGTMSNLPVSLLDRWQKPGDVTRFQRFTRGSSPAYSLATRVLSSDIAYGDLTYARLKNLEISYSLPEAWMKKVAMQRCRIYVQGQNLLTFSKEKDFDPEMPNNNIGIPPLRTFAAGIQFSF; via the coding sequence ATGCAAAAAACTCCTTATGGGATCAGGGATCGTCATGGTCTGTGGCCGGCAGTAAAAGGGCTGCGCATGATGGATGCCTGTCGCAGTAACCATCAACTGTACCTTGTGATGAAACTGACTGCTGTATTTTTATTCATTGCCCTGATGCAGGTGCACGCCAGCGGGCGGGCGCAATCCATCACTTTATCGGCCAGAGAACTGCCCTTGAAGCAGGTCTTTGCCGCCATCAAGCAACAAACAGGGTTTGTGGTCTTCTACAATCATGAGGACCTGGAAGGCGCCAGCCCGGTAACTATGGAGGCAAACCATATGCCTTTGCGGGATTTCCTGGACAAGGTACTGGTGGACCGGCCCCTGCTGTATGCCATCCGGGACCGGACCATTGTGCTGTCCCGCAAACTGCAGCTGGGTCTTTACGCTGCCGCAAAACCGCCGCTTACTGTTACCGGAAGGGTAACGGACGAGGAGGGCCGGCCAGTAGCCGGCGCCACCATCCAGGTAAAAGGACAGGACCGTGCTATTTCCGCCGATGCGGAAGGCCGGTTCACCATATCGTTTACCGGGGAAAATGCTTTGCTGATGGTGTCTGCTGTAGGCTTTACACCGGTAACAGTGAAAGCCGGCGCTTCCGGCGGGGAGCTATCCATCCGTTTGCAGCGTGCTGTGTCCCCGCTTGATGAAACCGTGGTGATAGCCTATGGCACTACCAGCAAGCGCTTCAATACGGGTTCGGTAGGGAAAGTGACCAGTGCGGAAATTCAAAGACAGCCGGTCAGTAATCCCCTGGCAGCCCTCCAGGGCCGTGTATCCGGTCTGAATATCACCAGCACCAATGGTGCGCCTGGTTCAGCCGTCAGGGTGCAGATCAGGGGAACTAATTCACTGACCAATGGTTCCGAGCCGCTGTATATAATTGACGGGGTCCAGTTTGCACCGGGTAATGAATCCGTGAACCGCCTGGCCTCGGTGGCTACCGCAGGCGCTCCCAGCCGTTTTACAACGGTCAGCGCCACTGCTGTTTCCTCCGGCACCTCCAGTACTACTTCCGGCCTCAGCCCTTTTAACGTGATCAATCCTGCTGATATAGAAAGTATAGAAGTACTGAAAGATGCGGATGCTACCGCTATCTATGGATCAAGAGGGGCCAATGGGGTGGTGCTGATCACTACCAAAAAAGGCCGTAAAGGAAAACTGTCCGTGGATGCTAATTTTTATACCGGCGCCAGCCGGGTGACCAGGTTCTGGGATATGATGAACACGCAGCAATACCTGGAAATGCGGAAGGAAGCTTTCCGGAATGATGGTGTTACGCCTACGGTGCAGAATGCGCCCGACCTGATGTTATGGGATAGCACCAGTTATACCGACTGGCAGCGGTTGCTGATTGGCGGAACGGCAAAACTGACGGACGCCAACGCTTCTATTTCCGGTGGATCGGATAATGTCCAGGCCATGTTTGGTGTTGGGTACCGGGAAGAAGGCAACGTGTTTCCCGGCGGCCTGAAAAATACAAGGGCTACCCTGAACGGCAATATCCGGCTAAGTTCTACCGATAAAAAATTCACTGCGGCCTTACAGCTCAATTATGCCAACAACAGGAACAATTCGTTGACAGGTTTCTCCTCCGGCGTCAACCTGCCGCCCAACGCGCCCCAGCCCTTTGATTCCACCGGCAAGCTCAACTGGGGGCCGGTAAACGGCAGCTTTGCAAACCCTTTTGCTGAATTTCTGCGGGCTTCTGATATGGAGCTGGATAACCTGATGGCCAGTCTGCAGCTGCGGTACAGGATACTGCCTTCACTCACCTTTAATGCCACCCTGGGGCATAACCTGCTGAAAACAGAAGAGGTGCGTATCATACCTTCTGCTTCTTATAACCCAAATTTCCCCATTGCCGGTTATTCCATGTTTGCCAATAGCGCCATCAGGGGCTGGCGGGCTGAGCCTACGCTGGAATTTAACCAGCCACTGGGTGAGGGACAGTTGTCCGTACTGGCCGGGGTAAGCTGGCAGGCGGATAAAAGTGAGGGAAGCACCATCTACGCCAACGGTTATGCCAGCGATGCCTTCCTCTATTCACTCCGGTCGGCAAGCAGTTATACAACTACGGCCTCTTTCAGTGAATACAAGTATGCCGCCGTTTTTGGCCGGATCAACTACCGCTGGCGGGATCAGTATATCCTGAATCTTTCCGCCAGGAGAGATGGGTCCAGTCGCTTCGGCAACGGCAGCCGTTACAATAATTTCGGTTCTGCAGGCGCCGCCTGGATCTTTTCTGAAGCTGGTTTTATGGAAGGGACCCGGAACTGGCTCAGCTTTGGTAAGCTGAGGGGAAGTTATGGGGTGACGGGCAGTGACCAGATCGGTAATTATATGTACCTGGATACCTGGTCGCCCGTTGAACTGCCTTACGATAACCAGTTCAGTTTGCAGCCCACCGGACTGTTCAATAGTAATTATAACTGGGAGCGCAACAGGAAACTTGAATTTGCGCTGGAGCTGGGCTTCTGGAATAACCGGGTGCTGCCCTCCATTGCTTATTACCGTAACCGGAGCAGTAACCAGCTGGTGCAATACAGGCTGCCTGCGCAAACGGGCTTTGGCGGTGTTATCCGCAATTTCCCCGCCCTGATCCAGAACAGTGGCTGGGAGTTTGAGCTGAGCGCGGAACTGCTCACCAACCGGGCATTTACCTGGAATGTTGCACTCAATGTATCCGTACCGGAAAACAAACTGCTGGAATTTCCTGGGATAGAGAAGTCCAGCTATGCCAACATTTTTGTGGTGGGTGAATCTGTCAACCTGGTCAAAGGCTATCGCTCCAAAGGCGTGAATCCTGAAACCGGTGTATATATCCTGGACGACAGGGACGGCAATGGTTCCCTCAATGCACAGGACCATTATGTGCTGGGCAGCCTGGCCCCCAAATATTTTGGCGGTATCAGCAACTCCTTTGGCTATAAAGGTTTCCGGATGGATGTTTTTGTTGAATTCAAGAACCGCTTCGGTTATACGCCGCATTATTCCAGCAACTATGCGGGTACTATGTCCAATCTCCCCGTATCATTGCTGGACCGCTGGCAGAAGCCGGGAGATGTGACCAGGTTCCAGCGCTTCACCAGGGGCAGCAGCCCTGCCTATAGCCTCGCTACAAGGGTGCTATCCTCTGATATTGCCTATGGCGATCTCACCTATGCCCGGCTCAAGAACCTGGAGATTTCCTATAGCCTGCCGGAAGCCTGGATGAAAAAGGTAGCCATGCAGCGCTGCCGGATCTATGTACAGGGACAGAACCTGCTCACCTTTAGCAAGGAAAAGGATTTTGATCCGGAAATGCCCAATAACAATATTGGTATACCCCCGCTGAGAACCTTTGCAGCAGGCATTCAATTCAGTTTCTAA